In Paenibacillus xylanilyticus, the genomic window GTTGAGGCAACCACTTTCCACGGTGCAGATACCCGGGCTTCTTTTCCCTGAAAAATTAACTGCTGCTCCTCTCCGTGATGTACAACGGAACTCGTGATCATGCCGAGTGCCCCTTCACGGAACCGAAGCATGGCCATCGACACATCTTCCACTTCCGCATTATCATGCGACGTATTAGCCATCATGGCCTGCAGCTCCACGGGTGGACCCATCATCCAGAGCATGGCATCAATATGATGTACGGCATGATTAAGCGTACAGCCACCGCCCTCTTTTTCCCAAGTACCGCGCCACCACAGATCATAATAGTTATGACCCCGCCACCAGAATGAATCTACCTGAACATGTACAATCGGGCCCATCAGCTTACTGTCCAGCACGCCCTTAAGCTTCATCATTGGTGTAGTGAACCGATTCTGTGCTACGACCGACAGAAGTTTGCCGCTCTGTTCGGCTGCTTTCAGCATCTGGTCTGCTTCTTCCAGAGAGGAAGCCATCGGTTTTTCCACCAGCACGTTAGCACCGGCAAGTAAAAAGTCACATGCAATGGGAGCATGTGTATACGGCGGAGTACAGACAGAGACCACATCAATATTCTGGCTCAGCAATTCTTTATAATCCGCTACTGCCTGTGCATTCTCCAGTCCATGTTCATTAATTCGTTTCTGTGCTTTCTCAGGGTACATATCAACCACAGCTACAATCTGACATCGATCGGGAAAGGCCAAATAGGCTGAGATATGTGCTCCACTAATTGCTCCAGCTCCAATAATCGCTACCTTTAACATCTGAACATACCTCCCTTGTTCCCTTCACAATACACAATTATTAAGCGCTTTTATGCGTGTATCTTGTGTTAAAATAAAAGGATCTTGTGCTCATGTTGAGGGAGGAATAGGCATTGTCCATGTTAGACAAGGAGCAATTCGATCTGGCTTGCCGACGTACATCCAACACGACTTTTCGTGAAATATTTCATGGCCATGCCCAAATGGAAGTGACCTACATTCATGATGGGTATGGCCAGTTAATTACGGAAGGCCAAGCTTTTCCGCTTAAACCGGGCACACTGATGATTTTCCGTCCTTTTCAGCTGCATCAGGTACAGATTCAGGTTACGGATGAGCATCCTTTTGTCCGTAGTGTACTTATGTATGATCTGGATGTGCTGAAGGAAACCTGGCGGCATTTTACGGCTACTCATCATTTTGTACAGGAGTTTCTGGGACAAGCTTCACCTATTGCCCCTTTCACTCTTCCTTCTTCTTCCATGCTGGTGCAATTCATAGAACAGTTCGCGCAGATTCATTCCAACGGACTTCATGGAGAAAAAGAAGAGGAGTCTGCCCGGCTCTTTTTACTGAACCTGCTCGTACAGATTCAATACATATGGGAAGAAGACAAACATGCCCTCTCCCAATCCGTGCGTCCAACCTTCAACAGTCTCCTTCATCCTCACGCTGAAGCCATCATGAAGTGGATTGAGGAACATTACCATGAACCCTTTCAACTCAAAGATCTCGCTGCAGAACTGCACATGTCTCTTTATCATCTGTCTCATGTATTCAAAAAGGCCACGGGAACGACCATTATCGCCTATACTCAAGCTACCCGTATTCGTCATGCTTGCGTATTACTTGCCCGTAATTCATACAGCGTTCCAGAAATTGGTCATCGTGTAGGCATGTCCACGCCTTCCTACTTCTGCAAAGTATTCCGTTCCGTTACCGGTACAACTCCGCATCAATATCGGCTGAACGTGCAAGGGAGGGCATAAATTCAGAAGCACCCAAAAAAAGCGAAGGAACATGTCCTCCGCCTTTACTCACTCATTTTCAACATTATTTTTTATCCAAATCATACTAGAATGTCAGAATAAGGTTACACGCAGCGTTCAGATTCTTCCCACTATTCTCTACCACTGGATTCCCTGATCTCATGTCCCAGTTTCTCCAGATAGCTATAGAGTTTCTCTCTAATCCAATTCATTATTTTGATCGGTCGATAATCTTTCTATCCCAAAAGAAAAAAAGCTCACCCCTATCTCTCACATAAGTAGGAATAAGCTTAATTTGTTTTTTTTGAATCCTTGTCTATATCGTACTTACTATTTATATATCTCTATAATTTAAACCATCCGCTGTCTCATCGCTTCGAACATCAGAATCGTCGCCGCCATTGCGGCATTCAACGATTCAGCTTGTCCCTGCATCGGGATCGTAATCGCATCATCCACAAGCCTTGCCGTAGACTCAGATATCCCCTTGCCTTCATTGCCGATCACTAGCCAAACGGATTGCGTAAAATCATAGCTATAACATGAATACTCTGCCTGCAAAGAGGTACTTACGAGCTTCACGCCCGCTGCTTTCGCTTCTGTAAGCATAGATTCGAGCTGCCCTTCAACAATGGGCAAATGAAACAATGATCCCATCGTTGAACGAATCGTCTTCGGATTATACACATCGGCAGAGCCTGCACCTAGCACTACACCGGCTGCTCCGGCTGCATCAGCACTGCGGATGATCGTTCCCACATTCCCCGGGTCCTGCACCCCATCCAGCACCACAACAAGCCCTCGCTCTCCAGAGAGCAGACTTTCCAGCGGCTCACGACCTTTACGTACAATGGCAAAAACAGGCTGCGGTGTCATCGTATCCGTACATTTGGCAATCACAGCCGACGATACGCTGATCCATTCTATACGTTGAAGGGGTCCTTCGAGGCCAGCCAGTTCTGTAGGTACTCCTTGCTCACCATCGTAAACGATGCATTCCAGATCAGCCTGTGCACGTAGCGCTTCCTGAACCAGGTGAATGCCTTCAATGATATATTTATGCTGACGGGTACGGTGCTTCTTCTCCAGCAGCTGTGCCCATTCCTTCACACGTGAATTTTGCGGTGATACGATATCCATCTTTCCATCCTTCCCGTCTGCCGTTCAATTTACTCCGGGTGACTCCGAGAGATCACTTCGGATAGGCAAGCTCCATTTTCGTCAAATGGTCTTTATGGCCCACTATGATCAATACATCCCCAGCTTCAATCCGATCTTCCGCATACGGAGAGATATTCATGGAATTTCCGCTGCGAATCGCCATGACGTTACAACCGAAGCGTGCACGAATGTTGAGCTCCAACAGGTTTTTGCCGATCATCTGCTCGGAGGCTCTCATCTCCAATATGCTGTAATCTTCAGATAGCTCAATGTAATCCAGTATGTTCGGAGAGGTCAAATGATGGGCTACACGCAGCCCCATATCCCGCTCAGGGTAAATAACCTTGTCTGCTCCAATCTTTTGCAGCACTTTACCATGCAACTCGTTCTGTGCCTTGACGATCAGAACCGGTACACCCATATCTTTCAAAATCAGGGTCGTCAAAATGCTCGCCTGAATATCTTCACCGATTGCCACAACGACAACGTCGAAATTTCGTATGCCCAGCGCACGCAGCGCTTCTTCATCTGTTGAATCTGCCGATACAGCATGGGTCACCACGTTGGACATTTCCTGGGTCCGCTGCTCGTCCGCATCAATTGCCAGTACGTCGAATCCCATACCACTCAGCGCATTGGCCACACTTGATCCGAACCGCCCCATGCCAATTACGGCATACTGTTTCTTAGCCATTAGGGTCTTAACCTCCCGCTGCACTTCAGCTCTTGCGCATCCTTTCAGATGTCAATGCTTACTTAAATATCCTTCGTAGTATACCACAAAGCCGGATAAACTTGAATGCGCTCACGCTTCCCAGGGAACAGTATAGGAGCAGCCGAATATACGAGGAGGGAATTGCGATGCCAATTACATTAAGCCTGCGTGAAGCGATTGTTCATAAAGTTCATGACAAGAGTGATGATCAGCTCCGGGAGATGATTGAAGGCTCTGTCGATGGACCGGAAGCCGCATTGCCCGGACTTGGTGCCATTTTCGAAATGATCTGGAAGAACACTGATTCTGCGAAGCAGGATGAGTTGATTCAAGTCGCGCAGGAGCATCTGCACACCATCCCCGTTCAACCGCTTCGCTAATCGAGGTATTGAAAGGGATCGGTAACCGTCATCACGTTTGTTCTGCCTGCAAAAGAAAGCTTTCCCTTATCCGGCTGGATCATACCTGCCATCAAAGTAAGGTGCAAAGCAACAGATCCCCCCGCCAGAAGGCGGAGGGATCTTTACCGTTGCTGTATTACTATTAATGCCATTATTATAATGGCTTTATTTTAAGCTAAACTTATGGAGCTGTCTCAAGGAATTGGGCAGTCGGGTTTTTGTCCATTGCTGTTCTCATCGCATACTCATTCTCGAACAGGACAACGTAATTCCCCTTTTTATCCTTCACCAGGGTTGAGTTAATCCGGAATTTGCTCGGATCCAGATTCTCATCCACGATCCAGCGAGCAAACTGATAAGGCATGCGCTGCAGCTGTACATCTACCCCATACTCGCCTTTCATCCGGTATTCGAATACCTCAAACTGGAGCTGACCTACAACACCAAGCAGTGTTTCATCGAAACTCACGGTGTTAAATACCTGGATCGTTCCTTCTTCCGTTAACTGGTCAATACCCTTTTGGTACTGTTTATGTTTCAATGCATTTTTGACCGTTACTTTGGCAAAAATCTCTGGCGAGAAGGTTGGCATTTCATCAAATACAACCTCACTTCCCTGACTAAGCGAATCGCCAATCCGGAAAATACCCGGGTCAAATAATCCGATGATATCGCCAGCATATGCCTCTTCTACGATATCCCGGTCCTGAGCCAGGAATTGCTGTGGTTGGGACAGCTTAATCTCTTTCCCCACACGGTTATGCTTAACGCTCATCCCCCGTTGGAATTTACCAGACACGATCCGCAGGAACGCGATACGGTCGCGGTGTGCCGGGTTCATGTTTGCCTGGATTTTGAATACATATCCGCTGAATTTCTCATTCGTCGGCTCGATCTCACCCGCGGTACTGTGACGTGGCTCCGGCTTAGGAGCGAGCTGCAGGAAGTTCTCCAGGAATGTCTGCACACCGAAGTTGTTGATGGCACTGCCGAAGAATACCGGAGTCAGCTCACCACGCTGTACCTTCTCCATGTCGAATGGATCTCCCGCTACATCCAGAAGCTCCAGATCCTGACACAGCTGATCATGAAGATATTCTCCCGCCATCTCACGGATAATCGGATCTTCGTAGCCGTCTACTTTTTGCACTTTAATCGTAGAGTGGTCGTCCCCTTGGAACAATTCCACCTGGTTTTTCATCCGGTCATACACGCCGCACAGATCGCGTCCTGTACCAATCGGCCAGTTCATCGGTACGGAGCGAATACCCAGTACGTTTTCGAGCTCTTCCATCAGATCAAACGGGCTTTGCCCTTCACGGTCCAGCTTGTTGATGAATGTGAAGATCGGAATGCCGCGCTTCGCACAAACCTGGAACAGCTTGATGGTTTGTGCCTCGACCCCTTTGGCCACGTCAATCAGCATGACTGCACTATCTGCAGCTGTTAGTGTACGATAGGTATCTTCACTGAAGTCCTGGTGACCCGGAGTATCCAGAATGTTTACACGATGACCCAGATAATCGAACTGCATTACGGAAGATGTAACCGAGATCCCCCGCTGTTTCTCGATTTCCATCCAGTCACTTGTAGCGTGCTTGCTTGCTTTCCGCGCTTTGACCGTACCGGCGAGACGAATCGCGCCCCCGAACAGCAACAGCTTCTCGGTCAATGTGGTTTTACCCGCATCTGGGTGAGAGATAATGGCAAACGTCCGGCGTTTGTCCACTTCCTGTTGAAGAATGTTATCTGCTTTGCTCATAGGTTCTATCCCTTTCATCCGTTCATTCAACGTTAATTACCGGCCTGGCCGGTCTAATCTCAATCTTTTATGCAATCCGGCGATACCGGTTGATTGTTTCTTCGATTTTTGCACATTAGGTTTAATTTTACACATTTACAACGGAGTTCATCCTCCCTATTCCTGTGTTGCTTTAACAAACCGTTAACCTGCTTCTTACCCAACTCTCCTATTGTACCATAATCTTTACCGAAAATAACCGATTACCTGCAAAGGATTCTTCACTTTTCCAATCACAAAAAAAGAGCACCTTTCAGCCAATAGAATGGCATCCAGGTACTCCTAATTCACGTTCCTAGCTTACTTAGAAAATCAATGCATCAAGTGCGTACTGTCCTCCACCGATCAGAGCCAACGCCACACCGATCACCAGGATCGCGAGATTATACTCAAAACCGTTTTGTGTAGACCAGTATCCATTTGCACCATGAACTTTTACAATCGCGATCAACATGGTCAGTGCAATCAGAATGCCACCTACTGGAGTCAGCAGACCCAGAGCCAGCAGCAAGCCGCCACCGAATTCCGCCAAACCTGCCAGCAGTGCAACAAGTGCGCCCGGCTTCATCCCCATGGACTCAAACCATCCGCCTGTACCCTTGATCCCATAACCCCCGAACCAACCAAACAACTTCTGTGCACCATGAGCCATAAACGACAAACCGATCACCAATCGAATCAACAAAAGTCCTACATCCAACATGTCCTTTTCCTCCATTCAAATAGTTACAAAATAGTATTCTTAGATTAAAGATATTATGCTAAAATGTTCCTTCATGAATGTGTTCGTAACCCCTTCACCTGGTTCAAATTTCATCTCATGAATAATCTATCGGTTCGAAGAACTCCTTAGAACTCTTTCGTCCGTTTTTCTTTTTGCGTAATTTCTTTAACTCTTGAGTTGAGTATAAGTTATTCACTTACTTTTTGTCAACAACTTATTTTTATTTATTTATTTATTTCCTTATTATTCTTTCTCTCTCCTACGCAAAAAAAGCCCGGAAGAACGCGCACTCACGTCCCATCCAAGGCTTCTTCACACATGATTTATCGGATTAGTTGTTCACTTGCCAAATAACACTGTCTTCGTCCTGCCCGTTCACCGGCCACCAGTGGAAACCATCCTGCTCCAGCAGCTTCCCTGTCGCTTCCGGTCCCCATGTGCCTGCAGGATACGTATGCAGTTCTCCATGATTCCCCGCCCATGCGGAAGCAATACGGTCGACAAAAGACCATGCGGTCGCCACTTCATCCCAGCGGGTGAAGTACGTGGAATCCCCTTCTGCTGCATCATGCAGCAGACGCTCGTATGCTTCTGGCGAGTTGATTCCGATCATGCAGCTCTGACAGAAGTCCATTGCGAGCGGCTGAATTTCGGAATCCGAGCCCGGTTTCTTGGCATTGATTTTAATATAAATGCCTTCCATTGGATTCACCCGAATGACGAGCAGATTCGGTTCCAGTTTATATTTTTTTCCCAGATATACATTGTTCGGCATGGACTTGAATTCAACCACAATCTCGGTCGTTTTCACCGGCAGACGTTTGCCTGTCCGAATGTAAAAGGGTACGCCCGCCCATCGGAAGTTATCCACGAATACACGGGCAGCAAAATAAGTCTCGGTATTCGACTCTGGATCAACCTTGTCCTCCTGACGATATCCCGGAAGCTGTTTGCCACGGTACTCCCCTTCTGTATACTGTCCACGGACAACGTTATGGCTCACTTCTTCATCGGATGTGAATGGTCGCAAGGAACGCAGCACCTTAACCTTCTCGTCCCGGATATCTTCAGGAAATAAACGGCTTGGCGGCTCCATGGCAATCATCGTCAGCATCTGAAGCATATGATTCTGCCCCATATCCCGCAGCGCACCGGAATGATCGTAGTAACCCCCACGTTCCTCCACACCAACGGTCTCACCAAGTGTGATTTGAACATTCGCAATATGTTTGTTATTCCAGAGCGGCTCAAAAAATGCATTACCAAAGCGGATCACTTCAATATTTTGCACCATTTCCTTGCCCAGATAATGGTCAATCCGATAGATTTCCTCTTCACGGAACACCTCACGGATCTGCTCATTCAACTGCTCGGCAGACTGCAGATCATACCCGAACGGCTTCTCAATGACAAGCCGGTTCCAGCCTCGGCTCTCCAGCATTCCGCCATCACGTAAGCTATAAGAGACACTGCCGAACAGCTCTGGAGCCAGTGCCAGATAAAACAGCCGGTTGCCTGGCGTGTTAAACTTTGCTTCCAGGCCTTCTGTTTGATCCCGTAACTCTCTGAAGCCATCCACGTTATTAATATCAAGAGATTTATACTCAAAATGTTCGACAAACGCATTCCACTCATCAGGTTCACCTGCCGGATAACGGCAGAACTCCTTAATGGATTCATGAATGTCTTCCCGGAATTGTTCTGGTGTCCTCGGACGTCTGGCTACACCAATAACCGCAAAGTCTTCGGCTAGCTTGCCTTCGCGGTAAAGACTATAGATTGCCGGAAACAGCTTCCGGCGGGCCAAATCACCCGTTGCTCCAAAAATGAAAAATACTGCGCCTGGCGTCTGCACTTCATCTCGCATTTGTTTTTCGACCATGGGCTCCTCTTCCTTCCGGGAAGACTCTTTTCTCTGCTCTTCCCGAGCTATGTAATGGTGTTATATATGCACAACATACAACCGACAATTACCAGTAGCTTCCTCTTGGATGTGATGCCATTTTAGCATATTGCCTGAAGGGTTGCACTAATTTTCCTGATAAAGGAGCCCCATATTCCTTCAAACATTTCCCTAAAAATTGATCTATAAATATCCATGATCAAGCCTATAAATTCACCTAATATCATTTCAATACTCTATAGTGATTACCGGAAAACCTAACGTAACACGATTGCTTTCCTTATCATGGTCCTGATGTACAGCAATCTGCATGTTCAGAACATCCGAGCCACTCTGGATGGCAGTCGGGAGTTCAGGGACACGGTAGGACACGCTTGCAGTGTTGTCATCCGTATAACGCTCAGCTGCATGCATACTCAGTTGGCCAGACAGCTTAGCCTCTGTCTCTTCTAGTTGATTGCTAACCGATACATCGGTTGTTCCTCTGCCCTGAACTGAAAGGTTCCATGCCGCTTCCACCTCAGAATTTGCAAGCAGCTGATCTACCTGTTCATGCAAAGAAACGAGTTCGCTTAATCCAGTGGAATGATTCCCCGCCAACTGTACAATAACATAGTATCCGTTCTCTCCAGTCACGACGGCATTTACCAATATGCCTGCACGACTTCCTTCAGCCTGAATCTCACTGCGATACACATCATGACCCGTCTGGCTTCCCAAAACTGGTCGCGGCAGTCCCAATTGTTCCGACAAACGTGCTGCTTGTTCCTCTGCACTCCCTGTCCCTTGTCCCTGCCATTTGATAATCATGCGTTCCACCTGATCCATCGCTGCGTTCGAAGTATGTATCAACTGTTCCAGCTTCTCGCCTTCTGACTCGTTTCTCTCTGCATACGCCGTCGTCATACCTATAACAATAATAAGTGCCAAAGCCACTATACCTGCAGACATCCAACGATTTAACATGGTTATCCTCCGCTCTCTCTTTCATTCTATGAATCTATCAACAGCATGCCCCCTTTCCCCATTTGCTAAACTCCTTTGGACATCACAAAAAAAGGCCCGTTCCACCATGTGCATGGTAGAGCAGACCTTTCCACTTGACTATCTATGCTATTCAAATTCGTTAAGTACGTTTTCTTGCTCAATGAAGTTTGCTAAATAAAGTCGTTCACATTACACTTCTTCCTACTCTGCTAGACCATTTTTATAGGCATAGATGGCTGCCTGTGTCCGGTCATCCACACCAAGTTTGGCCAGGATATTCGTTACATGGAACTTGACTGTTTTGATACCGATGATCAGATCATCAGCTATATCCTGATTGGACTTGCCCTTCGCGAGTAAACGAAGCACATCCATCTCCCGGTCAGTAAGCTCATCATGGGCCGGGGCTGCTGCCTGTGGCTGCCGGAATCGATTCATCATTTTGGAGGCCACCTGTGATTCCAGAACCGATTGTCCACGTGCCGCAGCACGAATCGCATCTGCCACTTCATTGGCTCTTGATGTCTTTAATAGATAGCTGAAGGCCCCTGCCTCAATAACAGGATACATTTTTTCATCATCCAGGTAACTGGTTAGCACGATGACTTTGCATTCCGGATACATTTTGAGCAACTGCCGTGTAGCCTCGATCCCGTCCATGCCTTCCATGACTAGATCCATCAGAACAACGTCCGGCTTATATTCCTGTGCCAGTCGAATACCTTCCTCGCCACTTCCCGCTTCACCCACAACCTCGATCCCGTCCTCTGTATCGAGCACGGCCGCGAGGCCGATCCGTACCATTTCATGGTCATCCACGAGCAACACTTTGATCGACGTTTCCGTCTCCGTTTCTACTTCCGGTTCCATTGACATGTTCTTCCTCACTTTCATCGCTCATCAAAGGTATCGTTATCTCAATTCGTGTTCCCTTACCTGGTGCCGTTACAAATTGAATGGCTCCCCCGATCTCCGTAACGCGTTCCCGCATGTTGGCCAGACCATAGGAAGCCTGCTTCTGGTCATCCAGATCGAAGCCCTGACCATCATCACGAATAAGCACACGAATTGCATCGGTCCGGCGCTGCAGCCGAATCTCCATTTTTTCTGCCTTGGCATGGCGCAGTGTATTGGACATCGCTTCCTGAATAATTCGGAACAGATGATTCTCAATGCCTTTGACCAAATGGATATCTTCATCCATCTCAAGCACAATGTCCATGGGTACTTTGGTTTTTAATTCCATGACAAGATCTTTCAGGCCCTGTTCTAAATGTTTGCCTTCCAGATAAACCGGTCGCAAATGCAGAAGCAACGCGCGCATCTCCGATTGGGCTACCGAAGCCATCTCCTCAATCAACGCCACCTGCCGCTGGGCACGTGCAAAGTCCTTCTCCATCTTTCGTCCAACCGCTGTGGCAGTCATCGAAATGGCAAACAACTGCTGAGAAACGGCATCATGCAGCTCTCGTGCCAATCGCTGCCGCTCTTCCACAATTGCCGTTATTCTGGCTTGCTCTGCGAGCTGTGCATTGTTGGTCGATAGTCGTTGCAGTGAGGTAACCTGATCTTCCCACTTCTTGCCGATCCGCCCGAGCTGTTCGCTTAAACGGCCTACATCGTCGATCCCCAGATCGGGTACGGTGCGCGATAGAGATCCTTTTTCCCATTGTAAAAGGGTTTCCCGCAGCAATTCAAGCCTGCGTTTGACCCGGTAACTCTGATAGAAGCCAAAAGACGCTCCGATGCCTATCAGCAATAAAACCAGCGCTAAGCCAGACTGAATCAGATGCCTCCATCCAGCAAACGGAGCAAGATAACCATATGTATACAGCACATATAAGATCACAGCGAGAACAATGAAAACAAGGAGGATCCCTTCACCCATACTTCGGGTTACCATGTCGGTATGTCGTTTTGTCTTCAACCGGGTCTCCTCCTTTTCTTCACTTATTGATTTATTACGGATTACGAATGCTTAGGTCGCCAACAATATAAGAAATAACAAATTTTGCTTTATGTTCACTGGTTTCGTAACCAGGTGTTCTCCATATCAACTTGTTCATCATGCCACTGTCTTTTTCCCCATTCAGACTAATACGTCCAAACATGACCGAAGCCTCAATCTCTACTCCGTAATCCTCAGGCAGTGTCAAACGAACATTTCCCATAACTCCTTGCAGCAATACAATGGTCTGTTTTTCTTCCGGAATGGAGAGAGACAGATCTGCATTGACTTCACCAATAGCGTGCCATAAGCTCATGCTTCGTAACGTCCAAGGCACCTGGTCCCAATAATAACGAGCCAAAAAATTCTGTTTGCGCATGACATCGCCATGCAGATGCATCTTTTTGTTTTTGGAATAAAAATAGGCCAGTGAAGCCAGTACAATTAAAAATACAATCATCAGGTTCCCAAGCAGCAGAAGACATCCACCAATCGCCAAGTAGCGGTGACCCTTGTGCGTATCTCCTTTACGAACCTGAACCATTCCAATCGTTAACAGGATCAGTGCGGCAGCTGTCAGCAGATTAATATGCTGATTCAATAGCATGATTATACCGATAATAATGATCGCAAATGCAAGCC contains:
- the liaF gene encoding cell wall-active antibiotics response protein LiaF, producing the protein MNKKEQWLAFAIIIIGIIMLLNQHINLLTAAALILLTIGMVQVRKGDTHKGHRYLAIGGCLLLLGNLMIVFLIVLASLAYFYSKNKKMHLHGDVMRKQNFLARYYWDQVPWTLRSMSLWHAIGEVNADLSLSIPEEKQTIVLLQGVMGNVRLTLPEDYGVEIEASVMFGRISLNGEKDSGMMNKLIWRTPGYETSEHKAKFVISYIVGDLSIRNP